The genomic region AATGCTCCCTTAATGGAGTTAAACAGAGAACTTGCTCAACTTAAAGATGGATTACAAAATGAAAAAAGAAATAACCAAGAAGATAGTAAAAAAGATGATTAAAGGCTCTGAAGCTAAAGACGTGAAGCTTGATAAAAAGATGATGGGCAACGCTGTGCTTAAGGCTAAAATGAAGAAGAAGGACTGCAAATAATACTAAGGAGTTAAACATGGGCGCTAAATACGGGTCACCTAAACCTGATGGTTACCAATCTACACGCAATGGCATTTGCCGCGAACGCGAACAGAAACAACAAATTCGAACATGCGAAAACACGTGCGCTCTTCGTAACCTCCCCACTCAAAGCAAAGAAAACTACGGCAAAAAAACACGATTGGGCTGAAACAAAGCTACAAATAGACTTGAGCGGCGACGGTAAAATAGGAACAGTTAAA from Gammaproteobacteria bacterium harbors:
- a CDS encoding hypothetical protein (Evidence 5 : Unknown function) — translated: MERIIEHNDNIASHVEKWQSDAWILERRWYKHYGSNAPLMELNRELAQLKDGLQNEKRNNQEDSKKDD
- a CDS encoding hypothetical protein (Evidence 5 : Unknown function), producing MVTNLHAMAFAANANRNNKFEHAKTRALFVTSPLKAKKTTAKKHDWAETKLQIDLSGDGKIGTVK
- a CDS encoding hypothetical protein (Evidence 5 : Unknown function); the protein is MKKEITKKIVKKMIKGSEAKDVKLDKKMMGNAVLKAKMKKKDCK